In the Helicobacter typhlonius genome, one interval contains:
- a CDS encoding glycosyltransferase family 25 protein, translating into MKIFIVNLKRAKERKEFMQRQFDSASEGAKKGFEVIFFEAIDAQKDEHLSFKQYSKIRSLLFRGKELSAGERACFASHYSLWQKCVELNEPIVVIEDDVELEEEFFSEITRVAQSEYVYVRLMYSKAHSHLMFLGKEFYITFENVAGTQGYYLTPTAAQAFIQLAQSWYRPVDDYMDMFYIHNVPIVCIKPILREVAMPTTIGERWGKVPFHFKIVREFSRLLFQLKKKIYLLWHKKRLMLPQNALDSLGGGGI; encoded by the coding sequence ATGAAAATTTTTATTGTGAATCTTAAACGCGCTAAAGAGCGCAAGGAGTTTATGCAAAGGCAGTTTGATAGCGCAAGTGAGGGCGCAAAAAAGGGCTTTGAAGTGATATTTTTTGAAGCCATTGACGCACAAAAAGACGAGCATTTATCTTTTAAACAATACTCTAAAATAAGAAGCCTCCTTTTTCGCGGCAAAGAATTAAGCGCAGGAGAGAGGGCGTGTTTTGCAAGTCATTATAGCCTGTGGCAAAAGTGTGTAGAACTCAATGAACCTATTGTGGTAATAGAAGATGATGTGGAGTTGGAGGAGGAGTTTTTTAGCGAAATTACGCGTGTGGCACAGAGTGAGTATGTATATGTGCGATTGATGTATTCTAAAGCTCATTCGCATTTGATGTTTTTGGGTAAGGAGTTTTATATCACTTTTGAAAATGTTGCGGGGACGCAGGGCTACTATCTCACGCCCACCGCCGCACAAGCTTTTATACAATTAGCACAAAGTTGGTATCGCCCGGTAGATGATTATATGGATATGTTTTATATCCATAATGTGCCTATCGTGTGTATCAAGCCCATATTGCGCGAAGTGGCTATGCCTACCACGATAGGTGAACGTTGGGGTAAAGTGCCATTTCATTTTAAAATCGTGCGGGAATTTTCAAGACTACTTTTTCAACTAAAAAAGAAGATATATTTGCTTTGGCATAAAAAACGGCTGATGTTGCCACAAAATGCCCTAGATTCTCTGGGGGGGGGGGGTATATAA
- the hypB gene encoding hydrogenase nickel incorporation protein HypB, producing MQENSAYARDERLHNNPNLNTKSVQIAQKILSKNDKKAAELRAQYADLGVYVINLMSSPGSGKTTLLESLSAFGDFRFAVLEGDLQTNRDAARLQDKGVSAYQITTGEACHLEASMIESALCELQKQCDITQMDYLFIENVGNLVCPASYDLGAALNLVLLSTPEGDDKVLKYPTMFMCADAVIISKADIMEHFQFSIERVKADLARLKADMPLFLTSSKDKGSIEVLRDFIVQKRAQNYQSQHQF from the coding sequence ATGCAGGAAAATAGCGCATATGCGCGTGATGAGCGACTACATAATAATCCAAATTTAAATACAAAATCGGTTCAAATCGCGCAAAAGATTCTCTCCAAAAACGATAAAAAAGCCGCAGAATTACGCGCACAATATGCGGATTTGGGCGTGTATGTGATAAATCTAATGAGTTCGCCCGGCAGTGGCAAAACCACACTTTTAGAATCTTTAAGCGCGTTTGGGGATTTTAGATTTGCCGTTTTAGAGGGGGATTTGCAGACTAATCGCGATGCGGCACGACTGCAAGATAAAGGCGTGAGCGCGTATCAAATCACCACCGGCGAAGCGTGTCATTTAGAAGCCTCAATGATAGAATCTGCCCTTTGTGAGCTACAAAAGCAATGCGACATTACGCAAATGGATTATCTCTTTATAGAAAATGTAGGCAATCTCGTGTGTCCGGCGAGTTATGATTTAGGAGCGGCTCTTAATCTCGTGCTACTCTCCACACCTGAAGGCGATGATAAAGTGCTGAAATATCCTACTATGTTTATGTGTGCTGACGCGGTGATTATAAGCAAGGCGGATATAATGGAGCATTTTCAATTTAGCATTGAACGTGTCAAGGCGGATTTAGCGCGTCTTAAGGCAGATATGCCATTATTTTTGACAAGCTCTAAAGATAAGGGCAGTATTGAAGTATTAAGGGATTTTATCGTGCAAAAACGCGCACAAAATTATCAATCACAACATCAATTTTAA
- a CDS encoding RNA recognition motif domain-containing protein, whose translation MKTLYVGNLVYAVTRDELKELFSQFGEVSSVKLITDRESGKPKGFGFVEMEDEAALKAIEALNEKDFRGRNMRVNEARPRD comes from the coding sequence TTGAAAACACTTTATGTGGGCAACTTAGTGTATGCGGTTACACGTGATGAGTTAAAAGAGTTATTTTCTCAATTTGGTGAAGTTTCTTCTGTAAAGCTTATTACTGACAGAGAGAGCGGTAAGCCAAAGGGTTTTGGATTTGTAGAAATGGAAGATGAGGCTGCACTTAAAGCCATTGAAGCACTGAATGAAAAGGATTTTCGCGGTAGAAATATGCGCGTGAATGAAGCACGACCACGCGACTAG
- a CDS encoding ABC transporter permease: MKALIFYLLPRYLRFDKTQPFISITALLAFFGVGIGVMVLCVAMAIMNGMLKEFERKLFVMNYPLSVYSTTHLGVDDEILQALKTRFPQFLFSPYLRYQAVSKVGDTMNATMVFGVDMHAESKMNEVVNNAFKPAQYSNMSESATKALTKEKQDEIERIKEQNITRFTENTFSILMGRGFEENFGLDFGDKIDLFFTQLEPSGFSYTPINKRFLIAGFFESGLRAYDEAYTYTNISALQKIRRLDSGIYDGIHIYTPSPMEDIDAIRQFLLVEFPNRAGVEGWWQQNGNFFSALELEKRALFIVLMLIIVMASLNIISSLLMVVMNRRKEIALLLSLGASKQEIKSVFFWVGNTIGLSGIALGVVLTGVAMYMLDTFPIISLPADVYGSSKLPLDLSLLDFVRTILGAIVIVCLSSYYPAKKASSIDTLQVLRNE; this comes from the coding sequence ATGAAAGCCCTTATTTTCTATCTCTTACCACGTTATTTGCGCTTTGATAAAACACAACCTTTTATTTCTATCACAGCCTTATTGGCGTTTTTTGGTGTAGGCATTGGCGTTATGGTGCTGTGTGTGGCAATGGCGATTATGAATGGTATGTTAAAGGAATTTGAGCGCAAACTCTTTGTGATGAATTACCCTTTAAGCGTGTATTCTACCACGCATTTAGGCGTAGATGATGAGATACTTCAAGCCCTCAAAACGCGCTTTCCGCAGTTTCTTTTTAGCCCCTATTTACGCTATCAGGCAGTAAGCAAGGTAGGCGACACAATGAATGCCACAATGGTTTTTGGTGTGGATATGCACGCAGAATCTAAAATGAATGAAGTCGTAAATAATGCCTTTAAACCTGCTCAATATAGCAATATGAGTGAATCTGCAACAAAAGCCCTCACAAAAGAGAAACAAGATGAAATTGAAAGAATAAAAGAGCAAAATATCACAAGATTCACAGAAAATACATTTTCGATTCTTATGGGGAGGGGTTTTGAGGAGAATTTTGGCTTAGACTTTGGCGATAAGATTGATTTATTTTTTACACAGCTTGAACCAAGTGGCTTTAGCTACACACCTATCAATAAACGCTTTTTGATTGCGGGATTTTTTGAATCTGGGCTAAGGGCATACGATGAGGCTTATACTTATACTAATATTAGTGCATTGCAAAAAATCCGCCGACTAGATTCTGGCATATATGATGGCATACATATTTATACGCCAAGTCCAATGGAGGATATTGATGCAATTAGGCAATTTCTACTTGTCGAGTTTCCAAATCGTGCGGGGGTAGAGGGCTGGTGGCAACAAAATGGTAATTTTTTCTCGGCGTTAGAGCTTGAAAAACGCGCACTTTTTATTGTGCTTATGCTTATTATCGTTATGGCAAGTCTTAACATCATTAGCTCCTTGCTTATGGTTGTGATGAATCGCCGCAAAGAAATTGCATTGCTTCTCTCGCTTGGTGCGAGCAAACAGGAAATTAAAAGCGTGTTTTTTTGGGTGGGAAATACGATTGGCTTAAGCGGTATCGCGCTTGGCGTGGTGCTTACAGGCGTGGCAATGTATATGCTTGATACCTTTCCTATCATCTCGCTTCCTGCTGATGTATATGGTAGCTCAAAGCTCCCACTAGACTTATCACTCTTAGATTTTGTGCGAACGATTTTGGGGGCTATTGTCATTGTATGCCTCTCATCATATTATCCAGCCAAAAAAGCCTCATCAATAGACACATTGCAAGTTTTACGCAATGAATGA
- a CDS encoding HypC/HybG/HupF family hydrogenase formation chaperone, producing MCLAIPSKVIELKENNMAVVDTLGVKREASLDLLDEKADIGDWVLLHIGYAMSKIDEESARESLKLYEQILESMREEDEEILNANG from the coding sequence ATGTGTTTGGCTATCCCCTCTAAAGTTATAGAGTTGAAAGAAAATAATATGGCAGTTGTAGATACATTAGGTGTCAAACGCGAGGCAAGCTTGGATTTGCTTGATGAAAAGGCAGATATTGGCGATTGGGTGCTGCTGCATATCGGCTATGCGATGAGCAAGATTGATGAGGAGAGCGCGAGAGAGAGTTTAAAGCTGTATGAGCAGATTCTAGAATCTATGCGTGAGGAAGACGAGGAGATTTTAAACGCAAATGGATAA
- the lolA gene encoding LolA-like outer membrane lipoprotein chaperone: MYILRYYFLLVFGFCAIAFAWGENIQSMEADFEQLIENEGGIDMFYKGKIFGKSPNKAKWEYQMPLKKEIYMNNGEVMIYEPALEQVSYSRLRTKSDFISIMKSAIKQADGSYRTSVDNVEYTLYVDKNDKPKSISFVDSMGSKSVLKFSNVKLNGTLNDKLFVFKVPEGVEVVEIKSR; this comes from the coding sequence ATGTATATTCTAAGATATTATTTTTTGCTTGTGTTTGGCTTTTGCGCGATAGCATTTGCGTGGGGGGAAAACATACAGAGTATGGAAGCGGATTTCGAGCAGCTCATAGAAAATGAGGGCGGAATAGATATGTTTTATAAGGGAAAGATTTTTGGTAAGTCCCCAAACAAAGCCAAATGGGAATATCAAATGCCGCTTAAAAAAGAAATTTATATGAATAATGGCGAGGTGATGATTTATGAACCAGCCTTAGAGCAAGTGAGCTACTCTAGGCTAAGGACAAAGAGTGATTTTATTTCTATTATGAAGTCTGCCATAAAACAAGCAGATGGCAGCTACCGCACGAGTGTGGATAATGTAGAATACACGCTTTATGTGGATAAAAATGACAAGCCCAAAAGCATAAGCTTTGTAGATTCTATGGGCTCAAAGAGTGTGTTAAAATTTAGCAATGTCAAACTCAATGGCACATTAAATGATAAACTCTTTGTGTTTAAAGTGCCAGAGGGTGTTGAAGTCGTGGAGATAAAAAGTAGATAG
- the secA gene encoding preprotein translocase subunit SecA, whose amino-acid sequence MLHTLVSKFLGSRNNKLIKHYLKEVQAINALESTYNTLSDAQLQEAFMQLRKLIQNGETSLQSILHKSFAITREASKRVLGMRHFDVQLIGGMALNDGRIAEMKTGEGKTLVATLAVCLNALCGRGVHVVTVNDYLANRDAKELEPLYNFLGFEVGIITSEVRDDNERLQAYACDIVYGTNNEFGFDYLRDNMKYDLSQKVQGEHYFAIIDEVDSILIDEARTPLIISGPVNRTLEHYQLANSVAQKLKNEEDFSIDEKNRVILLNEEGIKKAESLFKVDNLYSIENAALSHHLDQALKANYLFIKDKDYVVQNDEVVIVDEFTGRLSEGRRFSEGLHQAIEAKEKVDIKEESQTLADITFQNYFRLYEKLSGMTGTAQTEASEFLQIYNLEVVSIPTNVPVQRKDLNDLIYKSEKEKFNAVIDKIQELYKKGQPVLVGTASIEKSEILHELLKKHRIPHTVLNAKQHTKEAEIIKDAGVKGAVTIATNMAGRGVDIKINDEIRELGGLYIIGTERHESRRIDNQLRGRAGRQGDPGISQFYLSLEDSLLRIFGSDKIKGIMERLGLKEGEHIESGLVTRSVESAQKKVENLHFESRKHLLEYDDVANEQRKAVYKLRNELLDENCSLTERIDTNRELSAQMLLYKAQILPGDESEHFNLSSLKAQAKEELGLDIGDCEGLDYDELLSKIITQMKQGYEEKMSKIPNEQRAQIERIIYLQVLDSSWREHLYTMDNLKTGIGLRGYNQKDPLVEYKKESYNLFLEFIENLKIETTKMLHIIQLKEKEEEETEQMLQNMQDELEENLQDSRISTDSTNVAKPKISRNDPCPCGSGKKYKLCHGKSGPKKGLLA is encoded by the coding sequence ATGCTACACACTCTTGTTTCAAAATTTCTAGGCTCACGCAACAATAAACTCATTAAACATTATCTTAAAGAAGTCCAAGCCATTAATGCTTTAGAATCTACTTACAATACTCTAAGTGATGCACAACTGCAAGAGGCTTTTATGCAATTAAGAAAACTTATCCAAAATGGCGAAACCTCACTTCAATCAATTCTACACAAAAGTTTTGCAATCACACGCGAAGCAAGCAAAAGAGTGCTAGGTATGCGGCATTTTGATGTGCAACTTATCGGTGGTATGGCACTTAATGATGGACGTATCGCTGAAATGAAAACAGGAGAGGGCAAAACGCTTGTGGCAACTCTTGCAGTATGTCTTAATGCACTCTGTGGCAGGGGTGTGCACGTTGTAACAGTTAATGATTATCTTGCCAATAGAGATGCCAAAGAATTAGAACCACTTTATAATTTTCTGGGCTTTGAAGTAGGTATTATTACAAGTGAAGTCCGCGATGATAATGAACGTTTGCAGGCATATGCGTGTGATATTGTTTATGGCACAAATAATGAATTTGGCTTTGATTATTTGCGAGACAATATGAAATATGACCTTTCTCAAAAAGTGCAAGGAGAGCACTATTTTGCGATTATTGATGAGGTAGATTCTATCCTTATTGATGAAGCACGCACACCTCTTATCATCTCTGGACCTGTTAATCGCACACTTGAACACTACCAGCTCGCCAATAGCGTAGCTCAAAAGCTCAAAAACGAAGAAGATTTTAGCATTGATGAAAAAAATCGCGTTATTCTCCTCAATGAAGAAGGCATTAAAAAGGCTGAGAGTCTTTTTAAAGTAGATAATCTTTATAGTATTGAAAATGCTGCACTCTCTCATCATCTTGACCAAGCACTCAAGGCAAATTATCTTTTTATTAAAGATAAAGACTATGTTGTGCAAAATGATGAAGTAGTCATTGTTGATGAATTCACAGGGCGTTTAAGTGAAGGCAGACGATTTAGTGAGGGATTACATCAAGCAATTGAGGCAAAAGAAAAGGTTGATATTAAAGAGGAAAGTCAAACACTTGCAGATATTACTTTCCAAAATTATTTTCGTCTTTATGAAAAGCTCTCTGGTATGACGGGCACAGCGCAAACAGAAGCAAGTGAATTTTTGCAAATTTACAACCTTGAAGTAGTGAGTATTCCTACAAATGTCCCTGTGCAGCGCAAAGACCTCAATGACCTTATTTATAAAAGTGAGAAAGAGAAATTTAATGCTGTTATTGACAAGATTCAAGAGCTTTACAAAAAAGGTCAGCCTGTCCTTGTAGGAACTGCAAGTATTGAAAAAAGTGAGATTCTGCACGAACTTCTTAAAAAACATAGAATCCCTCACACTGTCTTAAATGCCAAACAGCACACTAAAGAAGCCGAAATTATTAAAGACGCTGGAGTAAAAGGTGCAGTAACAATCGCTACAAATATGGCAGGACGCGGTGTAGATATTAAAATCAACGACGAAATACGCGAACTTGGCGGATTATATATTATTGGGACAGAGCGACACGAAAGCCGCCGCATTGATAACCAATTACGCGGAAGAGCTGGGCGACAAGGCGACCCGGGCATTAGTCAATTCTATTTGAGCCTTGAAGATTCGCTACTTAGAATCTTTGGGAGTGATAAGATTAAGGGCATTATGGAGCGTCTTGGGCTTAAAGAGGGCGAACATATAGAATCTGGACTTGTTACGCGTTCAGTAGAAAGTGCACAAAAAAAGGTAGAAAATCTCCATTTTGAATCACGCAAGCATTTGCTTGAATATGATGATGTTGCTAATGAGCAACGCAAAGCTGTATATAAACTACGTAACGAATTGCTTGATGAAAATTGCTCCCTCACTGAACGCATAGATACAAATCGTGAGCTAAGTGCGCAAATGCTACTCTACAAGGCGCAGATTCTACCCGGCGATGAGAGTGAGCATTTCAACCTTTCGTCTCTTAAAGCACAGGCAAAAGAGGAATTAGGACTGGATATAGGGGATTGCGAGGGTTTAGACTATGATGAACTACTTTCAAAAATTATCACACAAATGAAGCAAGGCTATGAGGAGAAAATGTCTAAGATTCCTAATGAGCAAAGAGCGCAGATTGAGCGCATTATCTACTTGCAAGTGCTTGATAGCTCGTGGCGTGAGCATCTCTATACAATGGATAATCTTAAAACCGGCATAGGATTGCGCGGCTACAATCAAAAAGATCCGCTTGTGGAATACAAAAAAGAGAGTTATAACCTTTTCCTAGAGTTTATAGAGAATCTCAAAATCGAAACGACAAAAATGTTGCATATCATTCAGCTTAAAGAAAAAGAGGAGGAAGAAACCGAGCAAATGCTGCAAAATATGCAAGATGAGCTAGAGGAAAATCTGCAAGATTCACGCATAAGCACGGATTCTACAAATGTAGCAAAACCAAAAATTTCGCGCAATGACCCCTGTCCTTGTGGTAGTGGCAAAAAATACAAACTCTGCCACGGCAAAAGCGGTCCCAAAAAAGGTTTGTTAGCATAA
- a CDS encoding AAA domain-containing protein — MSDIKHILLNAAHIYYDYLCANDLGLSEISIRHYECTDCELILTLRYNVGDMDVKLSAALLLECEQNLYMIGEDSEIMLESYDKKQKILYLNLSEKMTKILKKAEKEKKPLRLFSDLKFLVKNIIDFFETNGECVGLPNSIATCLTPHIERLSEEQNAALNQVLNSPLSYVWGPPGTGKTQAVLFEALLHYIKLDKKVAVVAVTNNALEQVLKSLIRQFDELGFERSMILRLGTPTMQYMNDYPQTCDPNIMKQNKGVDLFNFEDSLTSRLKNALVVGVTLDGFIKRYGSLPLQFHHIFLDECAYAPLIKTCALCVDNTPLALFGDHKQLFPVCEMPLSEIAKEENKNASTWNLSALFLESFCKGEQLERLILLNEQGHTMPPLQDMALSTLSKTHRYGNNLARLLDKHIYHIGLRGTDSHIELFVCDSGSKSEVDKHISMNEVRSCARLCAQLGEREYAVITPFVKQRKALSQMIPRDRIFTIHGSQGQEFDDVIFSPVSLHYYLTDSRQTHALYALNVAISRTKKRLFIVCDYDFWSKQKNQLLYALLQECKNFDVAQGG, encoded by the coding sequence ATGAGCGATATTAAGCACATACTTCTAAACGCTGCGCATATTTATTATGATTATTTGTGTGCGAATGATTTGGGTTTAAGCGAGATTAGCATTAGGCACTATGAATGCACGGATTGTGAGCTTATTTTGACACTTAGGTATAATGTGGGCGATATGGATGTGAAGCTTAGTGCAGCTTTGCTTTTAGAATGCGAACAAAATCTATATATGATAGGCGAAGATAGCGAGATAATGCTTGAATCTTATGATAAAAAGCAAAAAATACTCTATTTGAATCTAAGCGAAAAGATGACAAAGATTCTAAAAAAAGCAGAGAAAGAAAAAAAGCCCTTGAGACTTTTTAGCGATTTGAAGTTTTTAGTAAAAAATATTATTGATTTTTTTGAAACAAATGGGGAGTGCGTGGGCTTACCAAATTCTATCGCAACTTGCCTCACTCCTCATATTGAGCGACTAAGTGAGGAGCAAAATGCAGCTCTTAATCAAGTGCTAAATAGCCCTTTAAGTTATGTGTGGGGACCGCCGGGCACAGGTAAAACTCAAGCAGTGCTTTTTGAAGCACTTTTGCATTATATCAAGCTTGATAAAAAAGTGGCAGTCGTAGCGGTAACAAATAATGCGCTTGAGCAGGTGCTAAAGAGTCTTATTCGGCAGTTTGATGAGCTGGGATTTGAACGCAGTATGATTTTGCGGTTAGGAACGCCCACAATGCAGTATATGAACGACTATCCGCAGACTTGCGACCCCAATATTATGAAGCAAAATAAGGGCGTGGATTTATTTAATTTTGAAGATTCACTGACAAGTCGCCTTAAAAATGCACTCGTGGTGGGCGTAACGCTCGATGGTTTCATAAAACGATATGGAAGTCTGCCCTTGCAGTTCCATCATATTTTTTTAGATGAATGTGCCTATGCACCGCTCATTAAAACCTGCGCTTTGTGTGTGGATAATACGCCTTTGGCACTCTTTGGCGACCATAAGCAGCTTTTTCCTGTATGCGAAATGCCCCTAAGTGAGATAGCAAAAGAGGAGAACAAAAACGCATCTACTTGGAATCTCTCCGCGCTTTTTTTAGAGAGCTTTTGTAAGGGAGAGCAGCTAGAGCGGCTTATATTGCTTAACGAGCAGGGACACACAATGCCTCCTTTGCAAGATATGGCTTTAAGCACATTGAGTAAAACACATCGCTATGGTAACAATCTCGCGCGTTTGCTTGATAAGCATATTTATCACATAGGGCTTAGGGGGACAGATTCACATATCGAACTTTTTGTGTGCGATAGTGGGAGCAAAAGCGAGGTAGATAAACATATAAGTATGAATGAGGTACGCTCCTGTGCGCGTCTATGTGCGCAGCTAGGAGAGCGGGAATATGCGGTAATTACACCCTTTGTAAAGCAGAGAAAAGCCCTCTCTCAAATGATTCCACGCGATAGAATCTTCACGATTCACGGCTCACAAGGGCAGGAATTTGATGATGTGATTTTTTCTCCCGTGAGTTTGCATTACTATTTGACAGATTCACGACAAACCCACGCCCTTTACGCGCTCAATGTGGCGATTTCACGCACAAAAAAACGACTTTTTATCGTGTGTGATTATGACTTTTGGAGTAAGCAAAAAAATCAGCTTCTCTACGCACTTTTGCAAGAATGCAAAAATTTTGATGTAGCACAAGGAGGATAA
- the hypD gene encoding hydrogenase formation protein HypD encodes MLKRKKAFNLIENFRDEEVILAYAKAIKNLATSLEYPLHIMEVCGGHTHSIMRYGLENVLPPNIDFIHGPGCPVCVMPKNRINQAYEIAMQKNVILLTLGDMIKVPGSNGSLADARAQGADVRFLYSPMQVLEIAKENPTKRVVFFAIGFETTTPMTAALIERVLDLGLTNVFFHINHVLVPSPLRAIFDSKQCAVNALIAPSHVSVISGAKIYEDLVRDYHLPIVVSGFEPVDIMESIYMLTNQAINKQNVLEIQYKRVVTMEGNLKAQAMVEKYFQTRESFKWRGLGNIANSALRLRDEYAAFDAERIFSDILSKEPIPDNKACRCGDILRGVAKPYDCKVFGKACTPSNPIGSCMVSSEGACAAYYKYGVRS; translated from the coding sequence ATGCTAAAACGCAAAAAAGCATTCAATTTAATTGAAAACTTCCGCGATGAAGAGGTGATTTTAGCCTATGCAAAAGCGATAAAAAATCTTGCCACATCTTTAGAATATCCCTTGCATATTATGGAAGTATGCGGCGGACATACGCATAGCATTATGCGCTATGGACTAGAGAATGTGTTACCACCAAATATTGACTTTATCCACGGACCGGGCTGTCCTGTGTGCGTAATGCCAAAAAATAGAATCAACCAAGCCTATGAAATTGCAATGCAAAAAAATGTGATTTTGCTTACCCTTGGCGATATGATAAAAGTGCCCGGCAGCAATGGAAGTCTCGCTGATGCAAGGGCGCAGGGAGCTGATGTGCGCTTTCTCTACTCGCCTATGCAGGTGCTTGAGATTGCAAAGGAAAATCCCACAAAGCGTGTGGTGTTTTTTGCTATTGGCTTTGAGACAACTACGCCTATGACTGCCGCACTCATAGAAAGAGTGCTTGACTTGGGGCTTACAAATGTGTTTTTTCATATTAATCACGTGCTTGTGCCGTCGCCTCTTAGGGCGATTTTTGATTCTAAACAATGTGCCGTGAATGCCCTTATCGCGCCTTCGCACGTGAGTGTGATAAGTGGGGCGAAAATCTATGAAGATTTGGTGCGCGATTATCATCTACCCATTGTTGTGAGTGGCTTTGAGCCTGTGGATATAATGGAAAGCATTTATATGCTTACAAATCAAGCCATAAACAAACAAAATGTGCTTGAGATTCAATATAAGCGCGTAGTTACAATGGAGGGGAATCTTAAAGCTCAAGCGATGGTGGAGAAGTATTTTCAAACGAGAGAAAGTTTTAAATGGCGAGGGCTTGGAAATATTGCAAACTCGGCTTTGAGGCTTAGAGATGAGTATGCTGCATTTGATGCGGAGAGAATTTTTAGCGATATTTTAAGTAAAGAGCCAATCCCTGATAATAAAGCCTGTCGTTGCGGCGATATTTTGCGAGGTGTAGCAAAACCCTATGATTGCAAAGTCTTTGGCAAAGCCTGCACGCCAAGCAATCCGATAGGTAGCTGTATGGTAAGTAGCGAGGGGGCGTGTGCGGCGTATTATAAATATGGTGTAAGGTCATAA
- the hypE gene encoding hydrogenase expression/formation protein HypE: protein MKNTHISLSHGSGGVESNALIEEVMYKILGEIIVCGGEDAGIFGGGKQYAISTDSYVVSPIFFPGGDIGKLSVCGSSNDVAMRGAKPRYLSLGLILEEGLSVADLEKILYSIRAEAINGGLKILSGDTKVVPKGNADRIYINTTAIGEVQGVDWHIGRIQEGDDIIVSAPVGTHGAVIFCERNEIALQSDLQSDCAQLYPLVEQLKGCEIHTMRDATRGGLAAVLNEWSRAAMVEIEVQIDTIPILEQVRGVCEILGFDALSLANEGVCVMAVPSSESKKVLESLYAHPLGQKACVIGRVSRKVEDKRQSRVMSINAWGGKSYVEYPQGELLPRIC from the coding sequence ATGAAAAATACGCATATTAGCCTATCTCACGGCAGTGGTGGCGTAGAATCTAATGCGCTTATCGAAGAGGTGATGTATAAGATTCTAGGTGAAATTATCGTGTGTGGCGGAGAGGACGCGGGGATTTTTGGCGGGGGTAAGCAGTATGCTATAAGCACAGATAGCTATGTGGTAAGCCCGATTTTTTTCCCCGGAGGCGATATTGGCAAACTTAGCGTGTGTGGCTCGAGCAATGATGTGGCAATGCGTGGTGCAAAGCCTAGATATTTAAGCTTAGGACTTATTTTAGAAGAGGGATTGAGTGTGGCAGATTTGGAGAAGATTCTCTATTCTATACGCGCAGAAGCGATAAATGGAGGCTTAAAGATTCTATCTGGTGATACAAAGGTTGTGCCAAAGGGTAATGCGGATAGAATCTATATTAACACCACTGCTATTGGGGAAGTGCAGGGCGTGGATTGGCATATAGGACGCATACAAGAGGGTGATGATATTATTGTGAGTGCGCCTGTGGGGACACACGGCGCAGTGATATTTTGTGAGCGCAATGAGATTGCCTTGCAAAGTGATTTGCAAAGCGATTGTGCGCAGCTCTATCCACTTGTGGAGCAGCTTAAAGGTTGCGAGATTCACACAATGCGTGATGCGACACGAGGTGGCTTGGCGGCAGTGCTGAATGAATGGAGCAGGGCGGCTATGGTGGAAATAGAGGTGCAAATAGATACGATTCCAATACTTGAGCAGGTGCGTGGCGTGTGCGAAATACTCGGGTTTGACGCGTTAAGCCTTGCAAATGAGGGTGTGTGCGTAATGGCTGTGCCAAGTAGTGAAAGCAAAAAGGTTTTAGAATCTTTGTATGCACACCCATTGGGTCAAAAAGCCTGTGTAATTGGGAGAGTATCGCGCAAGGTAGAAGATAAGAGACAATCTCGAGTGATGTCGATAAATGCGTGGGGTGGGAAAAGCTATGTGGAGTATCCGCAAGGTGAGCTACTCCCTAGAATCTGCTAG